Genomic window (Mycoplasmopsis citelli):
TTCACCTTTTGTTTACAAACTTAGTTCATTAATCAAAGGAATTGAACCAACATATAATGAAGAGGAGTTAATAAACAAAATATGCAAATAAAACTTAAAAATGTTCAACATATTTTCTCAAAACATACTCCATGAGAATTTAAAGCATTAAATGGAATTTCTATTGATATTAATCAAGGTGAATATATCGGAGTAATTGGACAAACCGGAAGCGGAAAAACCACCTTTATTCAACATTTAAACGGATTATTAAATCCAACTGAAGGGGAAGTGTCTTGAATTTTTGTCGAAGATCCAAATACCAATAAAGAAATTCTTGTTAAACTTCCTGTTTATAAAGAAAAATTTTTAAGTTTTTTATACTCAAAAGATAAAAAACTTAAAAAATCTTTTAAATTCAAAGCTTCGAAAATGATTCGAAATAAAATTGGAGTGGTTTTTCAATTTGCTGAATATCAATTGTTTAAACAAACTGTTTTAGAAGATATTATTTTTGCTCCGGTAGCATTTGGAATGTCAAAAGAGCTAGCTAAAGAAAAAGCTAAAAAATATATTAAACTAGTAGGTCTTCCTGAAGAATACCTACAACGTAGTCCTTTTG
Coding sequences:
- a CDS encoding energy-coupling factor transporter ATPase, which codes for MQIKLKNVQHIFSKHTPWEFKALNGISIDINQGEYIGVIGQTGSGKTTFIQHLNGLLNPTEGEVSWIFVEDPNTNKEILVKLPVYKEKFLSFLYSKDKKLKKSFKFKASKMIRNKIGVVFQFAEYQLFKQTVLEDIIFAPVAFGMSKELAKEKAKKYIKLVGLPEEYLQRSPFDLSGGQKRRVALAGILALEPQFLVVDEPTAGLDPVGVVEILDILSNLNKQGTTIVNVTHELDHVLERAQRTIVFKDGLICKDGTPYEILNDIKFLKENNLQPPKLLDFVHKLRNQGLNVPPVRSIEELANWINSQGDK